A portion of the Clostridium gelidum genome contains these proteins:
- the jag gene encoding RNA-binding cell elongation regulator Jag/EloR — MKSIEVEGKTVEEALNKALIELGRDKSMVNVEILNHGSKGLFNVIGVKPARIKVSNKYDYIEEAKDFIANILNCMELEAQIDFKEENDILRINLSGEKMGVIIGYRGETLDSIQYLVSLVVNKAHELPHKKVILDTENYRNKREETLKGVAIKTANKVEKTRKVFKLEPMNPYERRIIHSALQGNAFVNTYSEGDEPFRRVVVELKKDL; from the coding sequence ATGAAATCAATAGAAGTAGAAGGAAAAACTGTTGAAGAAGCCTTAAATAAAGCCTTAATTGAATTAGGTAGAGATAAAAGCATGGTGAATGTTGAGATTTTGAATCATGGTTCAAAAGGTTTATTTAATGTTATAGGAGTTAAACCAGCTAGAATTAAGGTTTCTAATAAATATGATTATATTGAGGAAGCAAAAGATTTTATAGCAAATATACTTAATTGTATGGAACTAGAGGCTCAGATAGACTTTAAGGAAGAAAATGATATTCTTAGAATCAATTTATCAGGAGAAAAAATGGGCGTGATAATAGGTTACAGAGGAGAAACATTGGATTCTATACAATATTTAGTTTCATTAGTAGTTAATAAGGCACATGAACTTCCTCATAAAAAAGTTATACTAGATACTGAAAATTATAGGAACAAAAGAGAGGAAACTCTTAAAGGTGTTGCTATTAAGACAGCTAATAAGGTTGAGAAGACGCGAAAAGTATTTAAGTTAGAACCAATGAATCCATATGAGAGAAGAATTATTCATTCTGCACTTCAAGGAAATGCTTTTGTTAATACATATAGTGAAGGCGATGAACCATTTAGAAGAGTAGTTGTTGAATTAAAAAAAGATTTGTAG